The sequence CCGGCCGCCGCGGCCACCACCTCGGCGAGCAGCGCGCCCAGCGGCCGGGCCAGCCCGTGCCGGCCCCGCTCCTTGTACGCCAGCAGCCCCTCCCGCAGCGCGCCCGCGTACGGGCCGAGAGCGACGCAGGGCGGCAGGTCGGGCGGGGCCGGATCCGGGCGGGCCGGCGCGGGGCGCAGCGCCTCAAGTTCGCCGACACAACGCGGACAGAAGCCCTGGGTCAGGCTCGGGACCCGCGCCGCGCAGCCGGCGCAGGCGGCCGGCAGCACCAGGTCGGTCAGGTCCGACCAGAGTCCGCCCAGGCCCCGCACCGGCGCCTCAGTAGAGGAAGAAGGGGGCGGTCGGGTTGCCCGCCCGGACGCCCGGTGCCGGTGACGCCGCGTCCACCACCTGTTGCCGTCTGATGTTGTCGAACGGGTTGTTCCGGTAGGCCGCCTTGTTCGCCTCGTACATGTAGGAGCCGGACGGCAGCCCGTCGACCGGCTTCCCCGGGTACGCGGCCAGCTGGGTCACCTCGGCGCCGACCTCCCGCTTGAGCGCGGTCTCCAACCCGCCGTCCACCGTGGTCTGGTAGATCGCCGGTCGGCCCCCCTCGTTGCCGGCGAACACCAGCTCGTTCTCCGCGTACCAGTCGACGGCGGTGAGCCCATTTAGCCGGGTGACCAGCCGACGGGGCTGGTTCACCGTGACCACGCCCCCGTCGAGGCTCAGCGTGGCCACGTAGAGCGCGCCGCCGATGATCATCGCGACCCGGTGTCCGTCGAAGGAGCTGGCGACCGTGGTGACCGCACCGGGGACGGCCAGCGGGACCGGGGTCATCACGGCCATGCTGTCGAAACGGTAGAGCCGGCCGTCGGCCACCACCAGACCGGCCGCATGGTCCTGGTCGAGCGAACGGAGCCAGGTCGGGCGACCGATCGAGCCGAACCAGTTCTCGCTGCCGGTGAAGAGGCCGACCGGCGCCGGGTCGACCCCGACCATGAGTCGCTGCCGATGGTCCGACCGGGTGACCACCAGCGCGGCCAGCACCTCGTCGCCAGCCCGGCTGAGCGCCGCCGAGACCACGCCCTTGTTGGCCCCGTCCGACACCGGGACCGGGCCGGTCGACTCGCCGGGGAAGGAGAGCGGATGGATCACGCCGTCGTAGACGCAGAACCGCTGGGGGGCGCCCGAGGTGGCGTACAGCGGGAAGGTCTCCCGCTCCTTCCTGAGGTCGACGGTCTGCCGGTTCTGATTCTGGATCTTCAGCTGCAGCTCGCCGGCGACGAAATCCGGCAACGACCACGCCAACTGGGTGGCGAGCCGCGCCAGCCGGAGCTCGTTCGCACCGGGCATGGTCAGGTTGACCTCCCAGTGGCCGTCCGAGCCGGTGGCGTTGTTGATCGGCGCGGTGCCGTCGGGGAGCCGGGTCACCCCGGGGGCGAGCCAGTCGGGCGGCCCACCGGCGAGCCACTTGATCACCTCGGTGACCCGACGCTCGGTGGGCACCGTCGACGGCAGGTACCGCTGGTCGGGCACCAGCCGGGTCTGGTCGGAGTTCCAGAAGTAGATGGTGTGCGTGCCGTAGTAGTAGCGCAGGGCGGCGTCACTGAGCAGCAGCACGTTCGGCAGGTCGGTGATGAGCAGCCCGGTGCTGCCGGCGTCGGCCGGGCGGAGCCGGAACACGTACTTGGTCTCGCTCGCCACCGGCGGCGCCAGAATGCCGTCGGCGCGGAGCACCCCGACCTGCTGCACCGGCACCGTCACCACGCTGGTGCCCTCGTTGTTGGGCGGCGTGA comes from Micromonospora viridifaciens and encodes:
- a CDS encoding LpqB family beta-propeller domain-containing protein, translated to MRRGLLAVLLAGVLLPAGLAGCGIPHETEVQVDGRPEPTAEAGSLNGRDAHPPTQAASREPAQFILNYLSAAAGEREQAYSRVKEFIAPESQPRLREKQQSSEIELTVVRLLEKPEVTPPNNEGTSVVTVPVQQVGVLRADGILAPPVASETKYVFRLRPADAGSTGLLITDLPNVLLLSDAALRYYYGTHTIYFWNSDQTRLVPDQRYLPSTVPTERRVTEVIKWLAGGPPDWLAPGVTRLPDGTAPINNATGSDGHWEVNLTMPGANELRLARLATQLAWSLPDFVAGELQLKIQNQNRQTVDLRKERETFPLYATSGAPQRFCVYDGVIHPLSFPGESTGPVPVSDGANKGVVSAALSRAGDEVLAALVVTRSDHRQRLMVGVDPAPVGLFTGSENWFGSIGRPTWLRSLDQDHAAGLVVADGRLYRFDSMAVMTPVPLAVPGAVTTVASSFDGHRVAMIIGGALYVATLSLDGGVVTVNQPRRLVTRLNGLTAVDWYAENELVFAGNEGGRPAIYQTTVDGGLETALKREVGAEVTQLAAYPGKPVDGLPSGSYMYEANKAAYRNNPFDNIRRQQVVDAASPAPGVRAGNPTAPFFLY